The DNA sequence GGGTCAACGCTGTGACTTACAATGGCAAATCCCGGAAAAGTTCTGAATTTCTCTTGAACTCTTACCATTTGGGAAGCCATGTCTTTGCAAATTCCAGGACATCTGGTAAAGAAAAAATCTGCTACATAAATTTTCCCATTTAAATCAGCCTGGGAAATAGTTTTTCCGGATTGATCGATCAAGTTAAAATTAGGAATTTTATGATAGATGGTGTCGGTCGTTTTTTTGCCGTTTATAACAGTATCCTTTGTTCCTTCCGGATAAAAGATAGGAAGATGAACAAAGTTATGCCTACCTGTTGTGAGCAGTAGGTATAAAATGGAGGGCAATAAAAGTACTCCGAAAAGAATAAGTGCTTTGGTACTAAATTTCATTTTTAATCAAAAAAAAATCCAATAAACGTAATCATACATTTATTGGATTTAAAAGATAGTCTAAAAATTAATGGTGCTCTTCGGCTCCATGACTTTCGCTTGAATGAGTATCTCCGTGACCTTCAGATGCAACTGGGGCAGGAGTGGAGGCATTAAGTTCTTTGTAACTGATTTCAATTCCGGCTTTATTTTCAGAATTGTAAGTTGCTTCAGTTAAGCAAATCCAAATCAGGTAGCCGATTAGGACAAAGTAAGAACTTAATATAATGTAACGAAAGTTTTTTCTTTCATCTCCTAAGTGCATAAAGTAATAAACGATTCCTCCCGCTTTAACCAAGGTCAAAGCAATGAATAACCATTTTAGAGTTTCTTTTAAACTCTCAACTCGTGAAAATTTAAAACCTAAACCTACCTCAACTGCGGTAACAATGGAAAGCAAAATCAATACTACATAAATCTTTTTACGTACTTCCTTTCCTGTTGCCTCATCATGATGGGTGTCTAAAGAATACTCGTAAACGTCGTCTCTTTCGTGGCTCATGTTTTGTAATTATGAAATTAAAAGTTAGAAAATTAAATAAGATAGAAGAAGGTAAATACGAATACCCAAACCAAATCTACAAAGTGCCAATAGAGTCCTGATTTTTCAACCATTTCATAATGGCCTGTTTTTTCAAAGGTACCATTCCAAGCCATCAAGAAAATGATGAAGTTGATAACCACTCCTGAAAATACGTGAAAACCATGGAAACCAGTAATGAAGAAGAAGAAGTCTGCAAACAATGGATGTCCGTACTCATTATAGGAAAGGTTGGCACCATGTATTACTTTGGTAACATATTTTCCTGTTTCTTCATCCCAAATACTTCTCAATGCACCATGTTCGGTTCCATGAATAAAGTGCATCCATTCCCAAGCTTGAGACCCAACGAAAATAAGACCTCCAACAATGGTTAATGCCATCCAAAACAATACTCCTTTCTTATCCATTCTATGTCCGGCTTCCACAGCCAAAACCATAGTAACCGAAGAAGCAATTAAGACAAAAGTCATAAAAGCAACATAGGCTAATTCAATATGTCCTTCATAAAAAGGGAAGTGTGTAAATACATCACCTGCTAATGGCCAATTGTCTGCGTACTTGTGACGCATGTAACCATATGCTGTTACTAGGGCAGAGAATGTAAAAGCATCGGAGACAAGGAAAAACCACATCATCATTTTTCCATAGCTCATGTTGAAAGGGGAAATTCCTCCTCCCCAAGGGGTAGTGCCTGTTGGCTTGTTTACTGCTGCGTGTCCGTGGCTCATTGTAGCAAAAAACTTAAAGTTTAATTGTTAATTGAAATAAAATTGCTAAAAAACTAAAATTCGGCGCAATATTAGCGATATTACTGAATGAAATACAAAAAGGCAAATAAATATATCCACAAAATATCCAGGAAATGCCAATACATGCCACAAAGTTCAATATCTAACATGTTGCTAGCAGTGTATTTTGCCCTAAATGCCTTTATTAATACAATGAAAAGGTAAATCAGTCCACCGAATAAATGGGCCAAATGCAGACCCGATAAAATGTATTTGAATCCGCTGGAAACATTGAAAGCCTTATTTATTTTCTCATCCAATGGCTTTTTTAACTGTAAATCCTGTGGACCATAGAAATGACCATTGTTGTAAATGAGGTCTTCACCCTGAACTTTGATGGAATAGTCAACCCCAAAATCACCTTTTAAATCCGATATTTTACCTGCTAAAAAATTTCCAGTACCAATCATTTCCTTCCAGGAATAATACTGAGTTGCACTAAATATCAAACCTAAAGTAAAGGTCAATAATAGTCCGGTTTTAAGTCCGGATTGATTATTGGATGCCAAAGAGCGTTTTGCAAAAATTAAGGTTGCGCTACTAAGTAAAATGGTTCCTGTGCTTATCCAAAACATGCGGGGTAAAGGTGCACTAACCCAAAAGTTATCTCCTTGAACCACTACATAACCGGAGGTTAATCCGGCAAAAAGCATAATTATGCTTATAATACCTAGCCATAATAAAGGCTTAGCAACTTTATTTCTGGTTTCTTCTTTTTCCTTGGCAGAATACATTTCTCTTTATAAAATCGGTGCAAAGATAGCATAAACAAAAAAGCCCCCCGATAACTTCGAGAGGCTTTTTGGAAAATAAATTCGATGTATTATTTAATCACAATGAATTTGCCATTAGCTACGGCATTACCATTGGATAAAGTGTAGATGTAATTTCCTTCAGCAAAAGTTGAAGTGTTTACAGAAATAGTGTTACTTCCTTGAGTGGCATTCACTTTAGAAGTATAAACCAAAGTTCCGATAGCATTGTAAACATTCAATCCAACGCTAGTGTTTTTGTCTGAACCAAAAACTATTGCAGTTGATTCGTTAGCAGGATTTGGGAAATTAGCTAAAATGCCAAAACTGTTAGCATCGTAAGTAATGTAACCAATCGGACCTTGAATTACGATTTTGTAACCATTAATGGTAGTTGATTGAGGAACTGGGCCAAAAGGAGTAACAACAGTTGCAGTTACGTTAACTCCCAAAGGATAAATTCCTACAGCAGAAGTTACGTTTGCAGCAGTTAAATCTAAACAAGCTGCAGAACCACCTGGGAAAACACCGGTTGCTGGATTAGAAGAGTAAGAAAATTCTGCTGGTAATCCTGAAATGTTGTCCAAAGTAAAATCTTGAATTGGTAAATTACCCAAACCTGGAACAACAGTATCGGAAGGTACATAAACTTGGATGGTAGCACTGTATGGAGTGCCTTGAGTGGCAACTGCCAGGTTAACAATGGTATCAGGAACGATGTCGCCACCAGGACCGGTTAAACTTGGAGTACATCCGGAAGAAGAAGCTGCATCAATAACGATTTTATAACCATTTAGGCTGGTGCTTTGTGGAACTGGGCCAAATGGAGTAACAACAGTAGCTGTAACGTATACATTTAATGGATAAGTTCCAGGAGCAGATGAAACATTGCCTGAAGAAGCAATCAATAAACAAGCTGCTGAACCACCTGGAAATACTCCGGTTTCAGGACTGCTTAAAAATCCAAATTCAGATGGTAAACCTACCACTGAATCTAAAGTGAAATCCTGAATAGGTAAACTTCCTAAACCTGGAACAACAGTGTCTGAAGGAACATAAACTTGAATTACAGTGCTGTAAGAAGTTCCTTGAGTAGCTGGAGGAAGATTGGTAATGGTGTCAGGTACAATATCACCACTTGGTCCGGTTAAGGACGGAGTGCATGGTGATGGTGGGCCTACTTGAGCAAAAACTGCTGCTGAAATAGCAATTGATAATACAGTAGTAAAGATTTTTTTCATTTTGATTAGAATAATTGAAGTTGTGCAAAGATAATCAAAATTCTTTTCATCGATTGGATTTTCGAAATCATACCCTTTCAGCCTATTTTAAAAATTCAATAGTAGTTTTTGGGTAATTTTTATTAAAATCGAATCCTCCTACCATTTTTGTGGTATCTTTGCACCATAAATTCTTATTTAGAATTATTATAAATAAGTAAATTTCTATCCATGATTACTGTAAGTGAAAGTGCCAAAGCAAAAATTTTAAGCGTCATTTCAGAAGAAGGTGCCGCAGCAAATAGTTTTATTCGTGTCGGTGTTGAAAGTGGTGGTTGTAGTGGTTTAAATTACAAACTTAATTTTGATACCGATCTTAAACCCGAAGACCAAGTTTTCGAAGATAAAGGAGTGAAAATTGTTGTTGATAAACGAAGCTTTCTTTATCTCATCGGAACGGAATTGGATTATTCCGGTGGCCTCAATGGAAAAGGGTTTACCTTTAATAATCCAAATGCCTCCAGAACATGTGGGTGTGGAGAAAGTTTTGCTGTTTAATTACTTGATAACCAGTCTCTGAAACTGGATTTTTGTCTATGTCAAAGGATATTATTGAGGAAGTAACCTCATCCGACTATAAGTATGGTTGGAGTACCGCCGTTGAAACCGAATTTGTACCAAAAGGACTTTCGGAAGAAACCATTCGCCTGATCTCAGCTAAAAAAAATGAACCTGAATGGCTTTTGGAATACAGATTGAAGGCCTTTCAATATTGGCTCAAAATGACTGAACCGGCTTGGGCCCATGTTCAATATCCTACCATCAATTTTCAGGATATCATTTATTATGCAGCTCCAAAACCTAAACCTGAACTGGAAAATCTAGATCAGGTGGATCCGGAGTTGTTAAAAACCTTCGAAAAACTTGGAATATCCCTCGAAGAACAAAAACGATTGACTGGAGTAAAATCCAATATAGCCATCGACGCTGTTATTGATTCGGTTTCTGTAAAAACAACCTTTAAAGAAACTCTTGCCGAAAAAGGAATTATTTTCTGCTCCTTTAGCGAAGCTGTGTTGGAACACCCGGAATTAGTCAAGAAGTACCTGGGTTCAGTAGTGCCTTACACCGACAATTATTATGCAGCACTTAATTCCGCTGTTTTTTCAGATGGTTCTTTCTGTTATGTGCCAAAAGGAGTGAGATGTCCTATGGAACTAAGTACCTATTTTCGAATTAATTCAGCAGGTACCGGACAATTTGAAAGAACCTTACTAATTGTGGATGAGGGTGCTTATGTGAGTTACCTGGAAGGTTGCACTGCCCCTATGAGAGATGAAAACCAATTGCATGCCGCCGTGGTGGAATTGGTTGCTCATAAAGATGGAGAAATTAAGTATAGTACTGTCCAAAATTGGTACCCCGGTGATAAAGAAGGTAAAGGTGGTATTTATAACTTCGTTACCAAACGAGGAATTTGCCTTGGTGATCATTCTAAAATTTCATGGACTCAGGTTGAAACTGGTTCAGCCATTACCTGGAAATATCCTTCCGTTATTCTGAAAGGTGATCACAGTATAGGTGAATTCTATTCCGTTGCAGTTACCAATAACTATCAACAAGCCGATACCGGTACCAAAATGATTCACCTTGGAAAGAATTCCAAAAGCACCATTGTTAGTAAAGGTATTTCGGCCGGACATAGTAACAACAGCTACCGTGGCTTGGTCAGAATGTCTAAAAAGGCTGATAACTCAAGAAATTTTAGCCAATGCGACTCCTTGCTATTGGGCGATAAATGCGGTGCACATACCTTTCCATATATTGAAGTAAATAATCGTTCCTGTAAAGTGGAACATGAAGCAACTACTAGTAAAATAGGCGAAGATCAAATCTTTTATTGCAAACAAAGAGGTCTCAATAATGAGCAAGCCATAGCTTTAATTGTGAATGGGTACTGCAGAGATGTTTTGAATCAATTGCCAATGGAATTTGCTGTGGAGGCTCAAAAGTTGCTTTCCATTAGTTTGGAAGGTAGTGTAGGATAAATTAAACGAATTAAGATCATGTTGTCTATTAAAAATTTATGCGCTAGAATTGAAGAAAAGGAAATTTTAAAAGGATTTTCTTTGGAGGTGAAACCAGGTGAGATTCATGCAATTATGGGACCGAATGGTACCGGTAAATCTACCTTGGCTTCGGTTTTAGCAGGTAGGGAAGAGTATGAAGTTACCAATGGCTCTGTTACTTTTAACAATAAGGATTTATTGGAATTAGAACCGGAAGACAGAGCTCGAGAAGGTCTATTTCTGGCTTTCCAGTATCCGGTAGAAATTCCGGGTGTAAGTAATATTAATTTCCTCAAAACCGCTCTAGCTGAAATTCGAAAATACCACGGACTGGAACCTTTTTCTGCAAAGGATTTTCTAAAGTATTTTAAAGAAAAACAAGCTTTGGTGGAATTAGGTACTGAATTAGCTAATCGCTCGGTTAATCAAGGGTTTTCCGGTGGTGAAAAAAAACGAAATGAAATTTTTCAGTTAGCTATGCTTAATCCTTTATTGGCTATTTTAGATGAAACAGATAGCGGACTCGATATCGACGCTCTCCGGATTGTTGCGCAAGGGGTTAATAAAGTGAAGAATGAAAATAACGCATTTATCGTTATTACTCATTACCAAAGGTTGTTAGATTATATTGTTCCTGATTTTGTGCATGTAATGTACGATGGGCGAATTGTTAAGTCCGGTACTAAGGAACTGGCTCTTGAATTGGAAGAAAAAGGGTACGATTGGATCAAACAAGAGTTAGCCAGGTAGTCTAATGGAAAATAAACTTGAAATTCAAACTGAAATGGAAGCTACCAATCTAGGTTGGTCTCCTTCTATCAGACAATTGAAAAATGATTCCAAGAATATTTTTCAATCCAAAGGATATCCGGCAACTTCCAATGAAGAGTATAAGTATTTGCCTATCCAGAAACTAACCAAAGCAATTAATCAGGAAAAACTAATTGCATCCACCTCCGACTTTTCTCTTCCAATTAATCTGGATGCTTACGTGGTTTTTATTGAAAATGGACAATTTAGGAAAGATCTGTCCACATTGAATGGATTGCCCGAGAATGTGCTGGTTGATACCTTTACAAATGCATTTTCCGTCCTTCCGGAACTTGCTGAAAAAGTTGGTAAGCTTGCGGATATTTCAGATGGTTTTGTAGCTAAAAATACCGCTGAATTTGATAATGGTATTTGTATTTTTATCCCCAATAACCTTCAATTGAATAAACCAATTTACTTGGTTCATTTTTTTTCAGGATCGAGTTCAGGTTGTGTTTATTGGAGAAATTTAGTTGTTTTAGGCGAACAATCCTCGGCCGAACTGGTTTCACATACCTATGATGCTAACTTAAACGCCCCTGTTTTATTAAATACTGTTTCAGAATTTTCTGTAGCAAAAAATGCCCGTTTGGACATAAGTTCTTTACAAGAAACCGGCTCTTTGCTGAGTGAAGTCAATTATTCCATCGGCAAAATTCATTCATCCGGTTTAATCAATCATTTTGCCTTTTGTTTGAGTGGAAGTTTAATTCGAAACAATACGCAATTTCTCCTCCATGGTGAAAATGCAAACTGTAATATGTTTGGGGTTTTTCTGCCAACAACCGGTGAAACAATCGATAACCATACCTTGGTCGATCATAGGGTGCCTAATTGTCAAAGCAATGAATTATATAAAGGTGTTGCTTCGGGTAAAGGAACCGGGGTTTTTAACGGGAAAATCTTTGTCCGTAAAGATGCCCAAAAAACCAATGCATTTCAAAGCAACAAGAACCTTCTTCTCAGCGATGATTCTGCCATTTACACGAAACCTCAACTTGAAATTTATGCCGATGATGTGAAATGTAGCCATGGCAGTAGCACCGGCCAACTAGACGAAAAGGCTTTGTTTTATTTGCAAACTCGTGGAATTGGATTGGAAGCCGCCAGAAAACTCCTTGTTACTGCTTTTGCTCAGGAAATTTTGAACGAAGTTGGCAATTCAACTTTGAAGGAATACTTGGAATTGGCTATTGAAAATAAATTATCCACTTTCTAACCATGATCACTAAAACAACCGAACTGCTTGATTTAGTTGAAATTAGAAATGAGTTTCCAATCTTAACTAGAACTGTTAATGGAAAGCCTTTGGTTTATCTGGATAATGGGGCAACCACCCAAAAGCCTTTATCAGTCATTCAAGCCATTTCAAACTATTATTCCTTCCAAAACGCAAATATCCATCGAGGTGTGCATACCCTAAGCCAGGAAGGTACTGAAAGTTACGAGCTTTCCCGAAAAGCTGTTCAATCCTTTATCCATGCTTCTTCCGCTAATGAAGTTATTTTTACCAAAGGAACTACCGATAGTATCAATTTGGTTGCCAGTTCTTTCGGTAAAAAATACATTCAAAAAGGGGATGTTATTCTGCTCTCTGCAATGGAACACCACAGCAATATTGTTCCGTGGCAACTAATTGCCGAAGAGAAAGGTGCAAGAATTGAGGTTATCCCAATGAATACTTCCGGGGAATTGATTTATGAAGCTTATTTGGATCTTCTGAAACTGAATCCAAAAATTGTTGCTATTACCCATGTATCTAATTCCTTAGGTACCATTAATCCGGTAAAGCA is a window from the Bacteroidia bacterium genome containing:
- a CDS encoding SCO family protein, whose protein sequence is MKFSTKALILFGVLLLPSILYLLLTTGRHNFVHLPIFYPEGTKDTVINGKKTTDTIYHKIPNFNLIDQSGKTISQADLNGKIYVADFFFTRCPGICKDMASQMVRVQEKFRTFPGFAIVSHSVDPVADSLSILQDYAQLVGANDSIWHLCTGNRDEIYSLGVDHYKLPAQEDAKAPGGFLHSEYFVLVDKDKRIRGYYDGTKTTEVDRLMEDIKVLMAEYQLELKSNKWLNKD
- a CDS encoding cytochrome C oxidase subunit IV family protein yields the protein MSHERDDVYEYSLDTHHDEATGKEVRKKIYVVLILLSIVTAVEVGLGFKFSRVESLKETLKWLFIALTLVKAGGIVYYFMHLGDERKNFRYIILSSYFVLIGYLIWICLTEATYNSENKAGIEISYKELNASTPAPVASEGHGDTHSSESHGAEEHH
- a CDS encoding cytochrome c oxidase subunit 3, coding for MSHGHAAVNKPTGTTPWGGGISPFNMSYGKMMMWFFLVSDAFTFSALVTAYGYMRHKYADNWPLAGDVFTHFPFYEGHIELAYVAFMTFVLIASSVTMVLAVEAGHRMDKKGVLFWMALTIVGGLIFVGSQAWEWMHFIHGTEHGALRSIWDEETGKYVTKVIHGANLSYNEYGHPLFADFFFFITGFHGFHVFSGVVINFIIFLMAWNGTFEKTGHYEMVEKSGLYWHFVDLVWVFVFTFFYLI
- a CDS encoding cytochrome c oxidase subunit 3 produces the protein MIGTGNFLAGKISDLKGDFGVDYSIKVQGEDLIYNNGHFYGPQDLQLKKPLDEKINKAFNVSSGFKYILSGLHLAHLFGGLIYLFIVLIKAFRAKYTASNMLDIELCGMYWHFLDILWIYLFAFLYFIQ
- a CDS encoding T9SS type A sorting domain-containing protein; translation: MKKIFTTVLSIAISAAVFAQVGPPSPCTPSLTGPSGDIVPDTITNLPPATQGTSYSTVIQVYVPSDTVVPGLGSLPIQDFTLDSVVGLPSEFGFLSSPETGVFPGGSAACLLIASSGNVSSAPGTYPLNVYVTATVVTPFGPVPQSTSLNGYKIVIDAASSSGCTPSLTGPGGDIVPDTIVNLAVATQGTPYSATIQVYVPSDTVVPGLGNLPIQDFTLDNISGLPAEFSYSSNPATGVFPGGSAACLDLTAANVTSAVGIYPLGVNVTATVVTPFGPVPQSTTINGYKIVIQGPIGYITYDANSFGILANFPNPANESTAIVFGSDKNTSVGLNVYNAIGTLVYTSKVNATQGSNTISVNTSTFAEGNYIYTLSNGNAVANGKFIVIK
- a CDS encoding iron-sulfur cluster assembly accessory protein, with protein sequence MITVSESAKAKILSVISEEGAAANSFIRVGVESGGCSGLNYKLNFDTDLKPEDQVFEDKGVKIVVDKRSFLYLIGTELDYSGGLNGKGFTFNNPNASRTCGCGESFAV
- the sufB gene encoding Fe-S cluster assembly protein SufB, which encodes MSKDIIEEVTSSDYKYGWSTAVETEFVPKGLSEETIRLISAKKNEPEWLLEYRLKAFQYWLKMTEPAWAHVQYPTINFQDIIYYAAPKPKPELENLDQVDPELLKTFEKLGISLEEQKRLTGVKSNIAIDAVIDSVSVKTTFKETLAEKGIIFCSFSEAVLEHPELVKKYLGSVVPYTDNYYAALNSAVFSDGSFCYVPKGVRCPMELSTYFRINSAGTGQFERTLLIVDEGAYVSYLEGCTAPMRDENQLHAAVVELVAHKDGEIKYSTVQNWYPGDKEGKGGIYNFVTKRGICLGDHSKISWTQVETGSAITWKYPSVILKGDHSIGEFYSVAVTNNYQQADTGTKMIHLGKNSKSTIVSKGISAGHSNNSYRGLVRMSKKADNSRNFSQCDSLLLGDKCGAHTFPYIEVNNRSCKVEHEATTSKIGEDQIFYCKQRGLNNEQAIALIVNGYCRDVLNQLPMEFAVEAQKLLSISLEGSVG
- the sufC gene encoding Fe-S cluster assembly ATPase SufC, with protein sequence MLSIKNLCARIEEKEILKGFSLEVKPGEIHAIMGPNGTGKSTLASVLAGREEYEVTNGSVTFNNKDLLELEPEDRAREGLFLAFQYPVEIPGVSNINFLKTALAEIRKYHGLEPFSAKDFLKYFKEKQALVELGTELANRSVNQGFSGGEKKRNEIFQLAMLNPLLAILDETDSGLDIDALRIVAQGVNKVKNENNAFIVITHYQRLLDYIVPDFVHVMYDGRIVKSGTKELALELEEKGYDWIKQELAR
- the sufD gene encoding Fe-S cluster assembly protein SufD, whose amino-acid sequence is MENKLEIQTEMEATNLGWSPSIRQLKNDSKNIFQSKGYPATSNEEYKYLPIQKLTKAINQEKLIASTSDFSLPINLDAYVVFIENGQFRKDLSTLNGLPENVLVDTFTNAFSVLPELAEKVGKLADISDGFVAKNTAEFDNGICIFIPNNLQLNKPIYLVHFFSGSSSGCVYWRNLVVLGEQSSAELVSHTYDANLNAPVLLNTVSEFSVAKNARLDISSLQETGSLLSEVNYSIGKIHSSGLINHFAFCLSGSLIRNNTQFLLHGENANCNMFGVFLPTTGETIDNHTLVDHRVPNCQSNELYKGVASGKGTGVFNGKIFVRKDAQKTNAFQSNKNLLLSDDSAIYTKPQLEIYADDVKCSHGSSTGQLDEKALFYLQTRGIGLEAARKLLVTAFAQEILNEVGNSTLKEYLELAIENKLSTF